ACGAAAGCAACCGCTTCAGGGTCATCCGCGTTAACGTGGAAAATTGGCGCCTGAACCATCTTAGCGATGTCAGTACAGTACTCAGTTGAACGCGTGTCTTCCTGGTTTGACGTCGTGAAACCAACCTGGTTGTTCACCACGATGCGGATTGAACCACCCACACCATATGCGCGTGTCTGAGACATGTTGAATGTCTCTTGTACTACGCCCTGGCCGGCGATGGCTGAGTCACCGTGAATGGTGATAGGAAGTGCTTTAGAACCGCTCTTACAGTTAAGACGGTCAAGACGTGCACGTACCGACCCCATTACAACCGGGTTTACGATCTCAAGGTGTGACGGGTTAAACGCCAGCGCCATGTGAACGTTGCCGCCCTGCGTTGCGAAGTCTGAAGAGTAACCCATGTGATATTTTACGTCACCAGAGCCTGCAGATTCGCCGTATTTGCCCGCGAACTCGTCAAACAATACTTGTGGGTTTTTACCCAGTACGTTGACCAATACGTTCAGACGGCCACGGTGCGCCATACCGATGACAACTTCTTCCTGGCCACTTTCACCGGCACGATGTACCAGCTCTTTTAGCATTGGAACCAGTGCATCACCGCCTTCCAGTGAGAAACGTTTTGCGCCTGGGAATTTAGCACCTAAGTATTTTTCCAGACCATCAGCAGCGGTCAGGCCTTTTAGGATGCGAAGCTTAGTTTCTTTGTTGAATTTAGGCTGAGCGAAGGTCGATTCGATGCGTTGCTGTAACCAACGTTTTTCTTCTGTTGAAGTAATGTGCATATACTCAGCACCAACAGAACCACAGTAAGTGGTTTTCAGCGCGTTGTATAAGTCTTTTAACTTCATTGTCTCTTGGCCTGAAGCAAAAGAGCCAACGTTATATTCTTTTTCCAGGTCGGCATTGTCTAAATCATGATAGGCCAGGTCGAGTTCGCGAACTCGATCGCGCTGCCATAGACCCAATGGATCTAAGTTTGCGTTTTGGTGACCTCTGAATCTGAATGCATTAATAAGCTGCAAAACACGAACCTGTTTTGCATCTGCCGCACCTTCTGCAGAAACGATTACTTCTCTGTGTTTGTTTTTAGCAAGGTCAGCAAACTGAGACTTAATCTCTGAATGCTTAACATCAACGTCAACGCCTTCTACCTTTGGCAGTTGATCAAACACTTCTCGCCATTCTTCTGGCACTGAAGCCGCATCATCAAGATACGCCTCATATAAATCTTCAACATATGCAACGTTGCCGCCGTATAAGTGCGAAGATTCCAGCCATGCCTTCATCACACCTTCGTGCATTTATTAGCCCTTTTTCTAGCGCAGAAACTTAAACGAAAACAAGATGGCATGCTGAGCATGCCATCTGTAGATTTAAATATGTATTAAACCGAACGATTTAACAACATAGATTTAATGTGTCCGATCGCCTTAGTAGGATTCAAGCCTTTCGGACAAACGCTTACACAGTTCATAATACTGTGACAGCGGAAGACGCTGAACGCGTCATCAAGGTCAGCCAGACGCTCTTCTGTCGCAGTATCACGGCTGTCAGCCAGGAAGCGATACGCGTGAAGAAGGCCCGCAGGACCGATAAATTTATCTGGGTTCCACCAGAACGACGGACATGACGTTGAACAACATGCACACAGAATACACTCGTACAGACCATCCAGTTTGTCACGCTCTTCAATACTTTGAAGACGCTCTTCACCGCCGGTTGGCTTGTCGTTGATCAGGTAAGGTTTTACCTTCTCGTACTGAGTGTAGAACTGGCTCATGTCGATAACCAGGTCACGGATCACTGGCAGACCAGGTAATGGACGAATGATGATCTTGCCTTTACCACCTTTTTGCAATGCAGACAGAGGTGTGATACAAGCCAGACCGTTCTTACCATTCATGTTTACACCGTCTGAACCACACACACCTTCACGGCATGAACGGCGGAAAGACAATGTTGGATCTTGTTCTTTCAACATTAACAGTGCATCTAGCACCATCATGTCGCGACCTTCTTCAACCTCCAGCTTGTAATCTTGCATACGAGGTGCTGAATCTACGTCAGGGTTGTAACGATAAACAGATAATTCTAAAGTTGCCATCGCTTAGCTCCTAGTATGTACGTGCTTTCGGTGGGAATGCTTCACGAGTCTTAGGCGCAAAGTTTACTTCACGCTTAGTCATCGTGTCTGACTCTGGGTGATGCAAAGAGTGGCACAGCCAGTTCTCATCGTCACGCTCAGGGAAGTCAAAGCGCGAGTGTGCACCACGGCTTTCCGTACGGAAGTTAGCTGCAACGGCTGTTGAGTAAGCTGTTTCCATCAGGTTATCAAGCTCTAAGCACTCAATACGCTGGGTGTTGAACTCAGTTGACTTGTCGTCAAGACGCGCGAACTTAAGACGCTCACGGATCTCTTTAAGTTCTTTAAGACCATCAGCCATCGCGTCACCTTCACGGAATACCGAGAAGTTAAGCTGCATACATTCTTGTAGATCTTTCTTGATCTGAACCGGATCTTCGCCTTTGCCTTTTTCAGAAGACTCCCAACGGTTAAAGCGTGCAAATGCCTGCTCAACGTCGTCAGAAGATGCATCACCTGTAGACTCGAAGCCTTGCAGGTAAGTACCCAGGAAGTTACCAGCCGCACGACCGAATACAACCAGGTCAAGCAGTGAGTTACCACCCAGACGGTTTGCACCGTGTACAGATACACACGCAATTTCACCAACCGCGAACAGACCTTCAATGATGCGCTCTTCGCCGTTTTCATTCACGTTCAGTACCTGACCATTTACGTTGGTCGGTACACCACCCATCATGTAGTGACAGGTTGGGATAACTGGAATTGGTTCTTTAGCCGGGTCAACGTGAGCAAATGTCTTAGACAGGTCACATACGCCAGGCAGACGCAGGTTAAGCATTTCTTCACCAAGGTGGTCAAGTTTAAGCTTAATGTGAGTACCCCAAGGGCCTTCACAACCACGGCCTTCACGGATTTCGGTCATCATTGCACGCGCAACAACGTCACGACCCGCAAGATCTTTCGCGTTAGGCGCGTAACGTTCCATGAAACGCTCACCGTCTTTATTCAGAAGGTAACCACCTTCACCACGACAACCTTCCGTTACCAGCGTACCCGCACCTGCGATACCGGTTGGGTGGAACTGCCACATTTCCATGTCCTGCATAGAGATGCCAGCACGAACCGCCATACCAACACCGTCACCAGTGTTGATGTGTGCGTTAGTGGTTGATGCGTAGATACGACCCGCACCACCGGTTGCCAAAACAACCGCTTTAGACTTGAAGTAAACAACTTCGCCGCTTTCGATGTCGATTGCAGTAACACCGACTACGTCGCCTTTGTCGTTTTTAACCAAATCAAGTGCGTACCACTCAGAGAAAACGTTAGTTTTGTTCTTAACGTTTTGCTGGTACAAGCAGTGTAGCAATGCGTGACCTGTACGGTCTGCCGCTGCTGCCGTACGTGCAGCCTGCTCACCACCAAAATTCTTAGACTGACCACCGAAAGGACGCTGATAAACACGGCCGTTCTCAAAACGAGAGAAAGGCAGACCCAT
The Pseudoalteromonas viridis DNA segment above includes these coding regions:
- the sdhA gene encoding succinate dehydrogenase flavoprotein subunit, with translation MKYNVREFDAVVVGAGGAGMRAALAISESGKTCALISKVFPTRSHTVSAQGGITVALGNSHEDNWEWHMYDTVKGSDYIGDQDAIEYMTKTGPEAITELENMGLPFSRFENGRVYQRPFGGQSKNFGGEQAARTAAAADRTGHALLHCLYQQNVKNKTNVFSEWYALDLVKNDKGDVVGVTAIDIESGEVVYFKSKAVVLATGGAGRIYASTTNAHINTGDGVGMAVRAGISMQDMEMWQFHPTGIAGAGTLVTEGCRGEGGYLLNKDGERFMERYAPNAKDLAGRDVVARAMMTEIREGRGCEGPWGTHIKLKLDHLGEEMLNLRLPGVCDLSKTFAHVDPAKEPIPVIPTCHYMMGGVPTNVNGQVLNVNENGEERIIEGLFAVGEIACVSVHGANRLGGNSLLDLVVFGRAAGNFLGTYLQGFESTGDASSDDVEQAFARFNRWESSEKGKGEDPVQIKKDLQECMQLNFSVFREGDAMADGLKELKEIRERLKFARLDDKSTEFNTQRIECLELDNLMETAYSTAVAANFRTESRGAHSRFDFPERDDENWLCHSLHHPESDTMTKREVNFAPKTREAFPPKARTY
- a CDS encoding succinate dehydrogenase iron-sulfur subunit; translated protein: MATLELSVYRYNPDVDSAPRMQDYKLEVEEGRDMMVLDALLMLKEQDPTLSFRRSCREGVCGSDGVNMNGKNGLACITPLSALQKGGKGKIIIRPLPGLPVIRDLVIDMSQFYTQYEKVKPYLINDKPTGGEERLQSIEERDKLDGLYECILCACCSTSCPSFWWNPDKFIGPAGLLHAYRFLADSRDTATEERLADLDDAFSVFRCHSIMNCVSVCPKGLNPTKAIGHIKSMLLNRSV